Within the Bosea sp. 685 genome, the region TCATCGGGCTAGAGATGGCGACGGTGTATAGCTCGTTGGGGGCCCGCATCGACATTGTGGAGCAGCTCGACGGGCTGTTGGCCGGCGCAGATCGGGATCTCGTCGCGGTCTGGCAGAAGCGGAATGCCCACCGTTTCGATCACCTCATGCTGTCGACGCGCCTGGAGTCGGTGGCGGCGACCGATGAAGGACTTGTGGCCGTTTTTGCCGGGAGCGATCACCCGCCACGGACATACGATCTCATCCTGCAGGCTCCCGGCCGCCGACCGAACACCGCCGCCCTGAATTTGGCCGCCGCCGGCATCGCGTGCGAAAATGGGTTCATCTGCATCGACAAGCAGATGCGCACTTCAGTCCCTTATATCTACGCGGTCGGGGACATCGCCGACCAGCCCATGCTGGCTCACAAAGCGGTCCACCAGGGGCATGTGGCGGCCGAAGTCGTCGCCGGCGAGAAGGCGGCCCTCGATGCCATGGTCGTTCCGTCGGTCGCGTATCTGGACCCGGAGATCGCCTGGGTCGGCGCAACCGAAGAAAGCGCCAAGGCATCCGGCCTGTCCATCGAGGTCGGTCGCTTCCCCTGGGCTGCTTCCGGCCGGGCGATCGCCAACGGAGCGGACTACGGCATGACCAAGCTGCTCTTTTCCAAGGAAACCGGGCGGATCGTCGGCGGGGGAATCGTCGGCGTGGGCGCAGGCGACCTGATCGGCGAGGTCTGCCTAGCCATCGAAATGGGCGCCGATGCCCATGATATCGGCAAGACGATCCATCCGCACCCGACCTTTGTCGAGACGGTCGGCATGGCCGCCGAGGCCATGTTGGGGACGTGCACGGATCTCCCGCCGAAGTCACCCAAGAAGTAATTTGGAATGCGAGCCTGCCTTGGGCCCTGAACGTATCCATTTGAAGAAGGAAATTCGTCATGAGTCGGCAAGCAATTTCGGCCCCGGATGCCACGGCCGTCGGCCCCTATTCGCATGGCATCAGGGCGCGCGGGGACGTCGTATTCCTGTCGGGGCAGACGCCTTTGGACAGTGCTACGGGGAAGCTTGTCGTCGGAGACATCAAAGACCAGGTGCGTCAGTGCCTCGGCAACCTCGGTGCCGTCCTGGCCGCGGCGAACCTGACTTTTGACGACGTCGTCAAATGCAATGTCTTCCTCGTCGATATGGCCGATTTCCCAGCCCTGAACGAGGTCTATGCGAGCCATTTTCGCGAGCCGTTCCCAGCGCGGACGACCATTGGCGTGGCGTCGCTACCCCTCGGAGCCAGGGTTGAAATCGAAATGGTCGCCATCGCGCACGGGGTCTAGAGATACGATCGCGAGCGGCGGAAGGCACCCGAGAGGAGCGCATCGGGCATCGGCAATGCCGCGTCTGGCATTGCCATTTCATCCAAGCCGCCATGTCGGGTTAGAGGCGTCCGGGAGCTCCGCCCGTCGCAAACACTATGCCCGCCAAAAGCTCGGTGCGGTTCCTGTAGATCTCAGTCGCATGCGCCCATGCGTATTCCAACAAAATGGCCGGCCTCCGCTAGGAGCCGGCCAAAGTTGGAAACATCGGCGCTCGCCAAGGTTTCTCTGGGGAACAATCAAAGCTGGCGTGAATATCAAGCATTGAAGAGTTATTCGAAAGACTTGGAATCGAGGATATTCCGACTTAGATCGATTCGCAATGAACAAAAACTCACTTCGGCCATGCGTTTTGCTCATGAAGAATGGGCTACCTAGATTGAAAGTTAAATTTATCTGGTGCGTTACAGTGTTTATGGGCGCCATTCGAAAAACGACTGACTATTATTTGAACTATGCGTTTGCGTCCCCGTTCGGGCGCCCCAAGCTGGCATGACAACAAACGAGGTTCCTGCATGCGCGCCCAAGTTCTGAAAGCCTACGGCGGACCGGAGATGCTGCAGCTGGCAGATGTCGAACGTCCGGCTGCCCGGTCCGGAGAGGTCCTCATCCGCATTCGTGCCACCTCGATCAATCCCGTCGACATCAAGATCCGAGAGGGTCTCCCCATCGGTCCCGAGCTTCCGGCGATCCTTGGCGCGGACCTGGCCGGAACCGTCGAGGCGGTCGGGACCGGGGTCGACGATTTCAATGTCGGCGACGAAGTCTACGGCTGTGCAGGTGGGGTGAAGGGCGTCGGTGGTACGCTCGCGGAGTACATTGCTGCCGACGCGCGGTTGATCGCGCCGAAACCGCGTGCCTTGACGTTCCGGGAAGCCGCTGCTCTCCCGTTGGTCTCCATCACCGCCTGGGAGGCCATTGAGCGCATCGCCCCAAAGAAGGGGGAGGCAATACTCGTTCAAGGAGGCGTTGGAGGCGTGGGCCACATCGCCGTTCAACTGGCCGCCATTGCCGGTGCGGTGGTGTCCGCGAGCGTCGGCACCGATCGCGACTTCGAGAAGGCCCGGTCATTCGGGGCCGCGAACGTCATTGACTACAAGAACGATCCGGTGGCGTCCTTCGTACAGCGCATCACCGGTGGTCGCGGGTTTGATGCAATCGTAGACACTGCAGGCGGCCAGAATCTCGTCAAGTCGTTCGAGGCGGCTGCGGTGGGCGGACGCATCGCCACGACCAATTCCAGAGCCTCGGTCGATCTTGGACAGATGCACGGAAAGGCTCTGTCGCTGCACCTCGTCTTCATGCTGCTGCCCATGCTCTCGGGCGAGGGGCGCGACAAGCACGGCCGTATTCTTCGCGAGATAGCGGCTCTGGCGGATCGTGGGCTCCTGCGTCCGCACGTCGATCCCGAACGGTTCACGTTGGAGACGGCAGCGGATGCGCATCGGCACGTTTCGAGTGGCAAGTCGAAAGGCAAGGTGGTGATCGAGGTCGATTGAAAGGTCGGCTGAAGCTTCGCCGTCGGGTTCGAATTTGGAAGCAGTGCATCGAGCAATGCAAAGTGGAGGAAACGAATGAAACGACAGCTCGCAGCAGCCCTGATCGCGTCCATCGTCCTCGGCCCCGCCATCCCAGGCTGGGCACAGGTGCCGCAGGCGGTGCCCGGCAACTCGATAGATCTGCCTCACGCCTGGCCGAGAAGCGGTGCTGAAAAGATCCTTGAGAACGACCGCGGAGCGATGTGGAACATCGACTTCGCCGAAGGTGTCGGTGCCCATTGGCACAAGCATCAATTCGAGTTCGTCGGCGTGGAACTGACCACCTCGGCGTTCACTGTGACCAACCCCGATGGCATGACCCACACCGTAGCCAGCCCAAGGGGAAAAATGTGGATTCTGCCCAAGGGGCTAACCCACATGGAGAAGGGATTGACCACACCGGGACGCAACATCCTGATCGTCGATCTCAAGGATGGGCCGTCGCCCGGCTATGAGAACAAGTCGGGCGAACCGTCAGGTTACGCTGGAACTCAAGCCAAGCTGGTGAACGATACCGCACGCTTGCTACAGTGGGACGTCTCACTGTCACCGAGCGTGCCGGAGAAGGCGACCTTCCATTCCCGGGACATCTTCATTTGCGTGCTCGACGGCGGGCGCTTGAAGGTTTCGGAGCCGGGCAAGCCGCCGGAACTGCTCGAATTGAAGCCCGGTGTCGGCGCGTTCCTCAAGGGTGGCGTCGTTCGCAGTCTGGAAGCGGTGGAAGCGACGTCCCGATTGATGCTCGTCGAGCTCAAGTAGCAAAAGGCGGCGGGCCTTCCCCCATGGGAAAGCCGCCGCGATTTTGTTTGCACCGCCATTGACGCCGAACAACGCGGCAGGCTCGCGACACGCTTCAGCCTATCCTTCACGTTGGCCTTCACACCTCCCCGGCGCCCACGGACTTTTAATCGGCGCGCGACATCCGTGATGCCTGGAAGACGACCGGTCGCCCTCGACTGGCAAGACCAGCCTTTATAGCAATTCGAGTAGCATCAATCGCACCGCGCCATTGGCGGATCGGAGCGAAATGCTCTTTCCCCGTTCCAAGAACAGTACATCGCCGACATCGACGTCGAGGACGTTGTCCTGCCCATGATCTAGGACGATCCGTCCCGGCGTGACGGCAACGACGAACGTATCGTTCGGCCAGTGGGGCGAATTGACATCTGAGGATGGATTGATGGTGACGTCGTACTGTTTGTAAAAGACGTCCTCTCCCACCAGCTTGTAATCAACATTCGAAATCTTGTTCGTCTCGAAGACGCCGCGGCCATCGCCGACCGGACTGGCGTCCTTTATATCAACGATCACGATATGCCTTCCGATCGTCGAGATCCCCTTCTCCATATGAGTGAGACCCTTGGGAAGCATCCACATCCTTCCCGGGAAAGAGACTTTTATTTCGGACCCACCATCGGGGTTTATGATCTCGTATGCCGCGGAAGCCAGATCAACGCCCGCATAATGATACAGATGCTTGTGGAAATTCGAGTAAAGCCCCTGGGTGAACTTAATGTCCCAAGCCGCACCGCGATCATTTTCAAGGATCAGGTTGGCACCAGGTCTCGGCCAGGCGTGAGGAAGCGATACCATGTTGGCCTCGACGTCACGTTCAACTGTGGCTCCACTCGACATGGTCTTCGACCTCACTCTTCCAGATGATGTATGAATTATGGACCGATTTCGCGTCCCTCCAAAGGGCCGACGGTCCGGTTCGGGCACATTCCTCAAGGGCGGCGTGTCAGCTTTCGACGACGCTCTCATTCAATTCGGCTTTGCCAGGAAATAGCGCGGAGTACCCCGGCAAGCTCTCGATCCGCTTGAGCCAGCTCAATACATTGGGCTTGTCATCGAGCTCGATACCGCCCATTCGCGCCATGCGAGTGTAGGGGTAAAGGGCAATGTCCGCGATGCTTGGCTGACTCCCGGTCGCCAACCAATTCCCTTCCTCGACCTGGCCCAACCGCTCATCCAGAACAGCCAGGGCCCGGTTGGCCTTGCGCTCCCACTCTTCCACATCGCCACGCTCGACTTTCCAGTCAGGGTGGAGCGCGCGATGCAGCCTTAGTTGAGCCAAGGGGTGCATGTGCGCGGATTGCTCGAACGACATCCATGATAAAACATCCGCCTGCTCACTCGGATCTTTGGGCCACCAGTCCGTCCCTTGGGCCAGGAAAAACAGGATCGCCGCGGACTCTGCGATCGTCCGGCCATCCGCCATTTCGATGACGGGGACCTGACGGAAGCGAGCAATCGCTCGAAATTCGGGGGTTTCCAGGTCCCCCTTGTCGATCGACAGCGTCCTTCGTTCGAGCGGCTGTCCTATGAAACTGGCGAGAAGGCGGACCTTCCACGCGTTTCCCGAGCGCTGCGTGTCATAGAGGCGCACGGGCCCTGGCTTCGGCATTTGGATGGCCTCGCTTGGGTGAAGGCTCGCCGCACCGGGGCGGGCTGCCTGGAAGGAGGTGAAGGGTTTGTCCTGCTCCAGGGCCCTTCAAGCCTTTCCGAGAGATCGCATCTTCGAGG harbors:
- the lpdA gene encoding dihydrolipoyl dehydrogenase yields the protein MATTVLVPDLGDYKDVLVAEFLAKPGDAVAVDQPLVAIESDKATIEVPSPVAGRLLSFAVKVGDRVSTSSTLAMIEERASEDQQRNAAAPAKPQAAPTVKDETVERLDLVVIGGGPGGYSAAFRAADLGLRVTLIEQYDTLGGVCLNVGCIPSKALLHVAAVVEEAGRMASHGITFAEPQIDLEKLRGSKGQTVRRLTDGLAQMARMRKVDVVVGKASFVDPNTLNVEGADGSRRQIGFANCIVAAGSSPIHLPFLPEDSRIVDSTGALELPFIPKRMLVIGGGIIGLEMATVYSSLGARIDIVEQLDGLLAGADRDLVAVWQKRNAHRFDHLMLSTRLESVAATDEGLVAVFAGSDHPPRTYDLILQAPGRRPNTAALNLAAAGIACENGFICIDKQMRTSVPYIYAVGDIADQPMLAHKAVHQGHVAAEVVAGEKAALDAMVVPSVAYLDPEIAWVGATEESAKASGLSIEVGRFPWAASGRAIANGADYGMTKLLFSKETGRIVGGGIVGVGAGDLIGEVCLAIEMGADAHDIGKTIHPHPTFVETVGMAAEAMLGTCTDLPPKSPKK
- a CDS encoding Rid family detoxifying hydrolase, which translates into the protein MSRQAISAPDATAVGPYSHGIRARGDVVFLSGQTPLDSATGKLVVGDIKDQVRQCLGNLGAVLAAANLTFDDVVKCNVFLVDMADFPALNEVYASHFREPFPARTTIGVASLPLGARVEIEMVAIAHGV
- a CDS encoding zinc-dependent alcohol dehydrogenase family protein; amino-acid sequence: MRAQVLKAYGGPEMLQLADVERPAARSGEVLIRIRATSINPVDIKIREGLPIGPELPAILGADLAGTVEAVGTGVDDFNVGDEVYGCAGGVKGVGGTLAEYIAADARLIAPKPRALTFREAAALPLVSITAWEAIERIAPKKGEAILVQGGVGGVGHIAVQLAAIAGAVVSASVGTDRDFEKARSFGAANVIDYKNDPVASFVQRITGGRGFDAIVDTAGGQNLVKSFEAAAVGGRIATTNSRASVDLGQMHGKALSLHLVFMLLPMLSGEGRDKHGRILREIAALADRGLLRPHVDPERFTLETAADAHRHVSSGKSKGKVVIEVD
- a CDS encoding glutathione S-transferase family protein; translation: MRLYDTQRSGNAWKVRLLASFIGQPLERRTLSIDKGDLETPEFRAIARFRQVPVIEMADGRTIAESAAILFFLAQGTDWWPKDPSEQADVLSWMSFEQSAHMHPLAQLRLHRALHPDWKVERGDVEEWERKANRALAVLDERLGQVEEGNWLATGSQPSIADIALYPYTRMARMGGIELDDKPNVLSWLKRIESLPGYSALFPGKAELNESVVES